DNA sequence from the Paenibacillus physcomitrellae genome:
GTGGTCGTCACTTTATTAAAATCAACTACAACAGAGTCAAATCGGTCCTCATCAGGCGAATAATCGACGAACACGACATTTTGAATCCGGTTGAAGAACAGATTATAGGGATCAAATTCAAACTTACCAATAACGATAAGACCATCCAGCCCTGACAAGCTTTCATAAGACTCGTGATTGACCCAGCGGATCGTGCGGGTAATATGAAGGCCCAATTGATTGAACTCCTTCTCGATTTGCATGCGAATGGATAAATAATACGGATCTTCGGATTCAAATTGTTCGGAGCAGAAAGTGACGAGACCAATTTTATAGTCTTTCAACTGCGCCGCTTTGACGGCAGGCTTCCGCTGCACCGCCTTATATTGCAATTGCTCAGCAGCAGAAAGAATTTTGATTCTCGTTTCCTCCAATACCGACAAAGACGGATCTCCATTTAAAACACGGGATACTGTAGACGGAGACACGCCTGCGAGCCCCGCAACATCACGAATAGTCGCCAAAATCAATCACCTTTTCACTTCATATTTGGGAAACACCCCTCACTGTTATTTTATAATGTTGCCGAGAATTTGCCAATCAAATCCGCTTTTTGTTTACTAAACAAATCGAAGTATCATTGCGTTTTCAATATAACATAGATCAAATTTCTCGACAATACCCCTATTTTGAATCGCTTACAAAATATTTTATAACGTTTATCTTTATGAAAATATAATTTTTATGGTTTTTTCGGCATTTTTGTTTACTATACGTTTCGTAAAATATATACTCTAAACGAACAAAATAAATGGATATCATCAGGAGGCATTATGAAAAGTTTGCTTACTCACTCTTATCCCACCGTATCGTTTCAGAACACCGATAACTTTTTTACCGTTTCCCAAAGAATCGAATCTCTTGAGGAAGGTTTGTGGCTGGTTCATGTCCATTTGACCGCTCAGAGCGATGAACAGCCTCCGGTCTGCCGGCTGGAATGGTCCTACCCCGCCATCGATATCCACTCCATGTGGCATCCCGGCACCGACCGGAATAAAGCCTTTCAAATCGATTGGAACGAAGGATTCCAGTCCCGCAATACATCGCTGGCTCCTGTCGTTTCCTTGTTCAGCCACGAAGGGCGAAACCGGCTGACCTTTGCTTTTACAGAGGCTCTGAATGAGGTAACTCTTAAAGCCGGCCTCCGCGAGGAGGACTCCTCCTTCACCTGTTCCATCACGCTGTTTGAAACGCCAGTGCCAAATCGGGGCTCGAATGAATATACAGCCACTCTTCGTATGGACTGCAGGGATCTTCCTTACTATGAAGCGCTCAAAGGAGTTACCGAATGGTGGGAACAGCAGCCCGGCTTCCAACCCGCCCACGTTCCTGAAACAGCCTGGAACCCGATGTATTCCACCTGGTATTCGTTTCATCAGGAAGTAATGGCTGAGGAACTGGAACGGGAAGCCCGGCTCGCCAAAGAGATCGGCTGCGATACGATCATTGTCGATGACGGCTGGCAAACCGAAGATAATCAGCGGGGATATGCCTATACCGGGGACTGGGAGGTTTGCAGCGCAAAAATTCCGGACATGAAAGCACATGTCGCCAGCATTCACCAGCTTGGCATGAAATTTATGCTCTGGTATTCCGTTCCCTTTATCGGGCGGAACAGCAAGGCCTGGGGGCGATTTGCCGACAAGCTCTTGAGCGTTGACGAGAAGCTGAATGCCGGCGTACTCGACCCGCGTTATCCGGAGGTAAGAGAATATTTAATTCAGATCTATGAACAGGCCGTAAGGGATTGGAACATTGACGGGCTCAAGCTCGACTTCGTTGACAGCTTCCGGCTGAATGACAGTTCAAACCACGCAGCCTGCAGCACAGGGCATCCAGGACAGGATGACGTTTCTGTACCGGAGGCTATTGACCGCTTAATGACTGATGTGATGGAGCGGCTTAGAGCTATCAAGCCGGATATCCTGATCGAATTCCGGCAGACCTATATTGGTCCGCTGATGCGAAAGTACGGCAATATGTTCCGCGCCAGCGACTGCCCTAACGATTTCATCCAAAATCGGGTACGCACGCTGGATCTGCGTTTACTATCAGGCCGTACTGCCGTTCATTCCGATATGATCATGTTTAATCACCGCGATTCGGTTGCGAATGCGGCTATGCAAATGATCCATATTCTATTTTCCGTTCCCCAAATTTCCGTGCGTCTGGACCAGATCGGGAGTCAGCACCTGAGTATGCTCCGCTTCTGGACCGCATTCTGCAGGGAGCACCGCGATGTTCTCCTGGAAGGAGAACTCCGCCCGGACTATCCGGAACTGCTGTATCCTCTCGTCTCAGCTCGTAACGGAGGCAAACAGATTATTGCCGTATACGCCAATTCCATTGTGAACATCGAGGACCCTTTTGAGCAGCTTATCGTGGTTAACGGAACAGCCGGAGACCGATTGGTCGTCCGTTCTTCCCTTTCAGCCATCACCTGCCGTATGGAGGTTCTCGATTGCTGCGGTCAAACCCTGCAGTCCCAAACGTGGAATTGGACAAAAGGCCTGCATGAAATAGCCGTTCCTTCAGCCGGTCTGGTCCGCTTTACAGCAACTGAGGGGTAAGAGAGGCGTTCCAGCAAGGGACATGGGTGCCTCAGGAAATATAACCCTGCAAGGTGGACCGACTTGTCTGCGGCAGGGATAGGAGAAACTTGGCCGCAGCCTGAGGCCCCTATTCTCTATGAATCGGGGGATTTACGATCTGGTGAACGCTCCCAGTGAATCTACGTCCGGGTCCTTACCATTCTTCTCTATCGAACTAAGGGAATTTTACTGCCGGAAGGAGGGGTGAA
Encoded proteins:
- a CDS encoding glycoside hydrolase family 36 protein; the protein is MKSLLTHSYPTVSFQNTDNFFTVSQRIESLEEGLWLVHVHLTAQSDEQPPVCRLEWSYPAIDIHSMWHPGTDRNKAFQIDWNEGFQSRNTSLAPVVSLFSHEGRNRLTFAFTEALNEVTLKAGLREEDSSFTCSITLFETPVPNRGSNEYTATLRMDCRDLPYYEALKGVTEWWEQQPGFQPAHVPETAWNPMYSTWYSFHQEVMAEELEREARLAKEIGCDTIIVDDGWQTEDNQRGYAYTGDWEVCSAKIPDMKAHVASIHQLGMKFMLWYSVPFIGRNSKAWGRFADKLLSVDEKLNAGVLDPRYPEVREYLIQIYEQAVRDWNIDGLKLDFVDSFRLNDSSNHAACSTGHPGQDDVSVPEAIDRLMTDVMERLRAIKPDILIEFRQTYIGPLMRKYGNMFRASDCPNDFIQNRVRTLDLRLLSGRTAVHSDMIMFNHRDSVANAAMQMIHILFSVPQISVRLDQIGSQHLSMLRFWTAFCREHRDVLLEGELRPDYPELLYPLVSARNGGKQIIAVYANSIVNIEDPFEQLIVVNGTAGDRLVVRSSLSAITCRMEVLDCCGQTLQSQTWNWTKGLHEIAVPSAGLVRFTATEG